One Bemisia tabaci chromosome 4, PGI_BMITA_v3 genomic window, TCCATGTCACAGCACCTCATTTAAAACCGCAAGaaagatttttaaatacttgtCTCTCTATCTATTAATACAATGTAAGCATAAAATATTTGTAGCATTATCATTATTTGAGTGATATTATCGAAAAATTCATGCAACTCAGGGAATTTTTCGAAGTTACCTGGTTCAACTCTTACTACAGTTCAACAGTAGGTTTCatttacagttctcataaggttCTTTTATCCATGGAGAAGATACACTGTGGTAACTAATATGCTTTAACTTTCAGAGTATCCCAAACATTTATAGCGCTGGGTTGGACATATCAGAAATGTACAATGGCACACCTGAAAATTTAACTAAGTTTTGGAACACCCTCCAATCAATGTGGATCAATCTTTACAGCACGCCTTTACCAACTGTTGCATTAAtcaatgtaagtttttttttttgtcgtcaatttttagggggaattttttaggattgggccggggtggctaccgccacctagaatccGTTCTGTCTTTAGCAGATTTAAGAAACAGAGTAAAAACAAAGTGAGTTCACAGTTTAATGTTCTGTTAGCTTTTCATGCAAAGAGTGTTGCCTGCAATCTACATTGTTTATGATATTTCATTATGTAGCATGTTAAATTTCATGTGTATGATTGCGTTACTTGATACAGATATTAGGCAGTGGCAAAAAAGATTTTACCAACATTTTCTCAGCTTGTCTCAGACGAGAATTAATTACTCTATGAAATTCTTACCATCACGTTTGAATCTTTCTTTGAACCGCATCTGTTTGACCCCTTTCAAGATGCTTCTCAATGATATTGTTAGCATTGCTGGAAGAAAAAGAttcaaagaaaagaggaagtgaATGTTGAAGAGGAGATCTTCCGCTGAAGAATCTGCAAGTTCAGCAATGGTTTCCATCAAATATGAGGGCAAGACTTTAACAGCTGGCGGCAACGTCAAAAATAAAGGAAAGGGTGACTATAATAAGTTGCTCATAATATGCACACGTTTGTTTTCCAGGGAAATGCGCCAGCTGGTGGTTGCTTGCTTGCAATGAGTTGTGAATATCGTGTCATGGTCGGCAGCAAGTTTGTCATTGGACTGAATGAAACTCAGCTAGGTCTTTTCGCTCCTAAATGGTTTCAAGACACAATGGTAAGCATCATTGGACCCCGTCAGACTGAACTCGCCTTGACCTCTGGCAAGCTATTTTCTGCACAAGAAGCTCTCAAAATTGGGTTGATTGATGAGCTAGTCGCCTCAGAGGAGGAAGCTCTTGCAAGCTCAGACAAATTTTTTGGACTGTTTAAGAGAATACCTGGTAAGAtactttcatttatttgatggattttttagataaaactCTCAATCTAGCCTGATACATACTTTTGACTCAACCTCCCCTTTAATTCAAAGAATCTGTCCGTATGTGTATAAGTATAAGTAACTTAATCAGCTGCAGGAAAACAtcagggaaaaaaaatcctccAATTGTGACTCAGCAGTTGGACCTTCACCCACCAACTCATTGGCAAAGCTCACATGCCTAAACTATGAATCCGACCATTGTTTACCACCTGGGATGGATTTACTATATAGGTGCGACTAGAGACCTGCAccataaagttttttttccctacCCCTCAACATTCTGTACataaacttttcaatttttttttttgcccagtgtatttttcttgtttctcatTGACTTACAATTAAGTCTAAAGGGGTCTCTCTATCCTTCTTTTCCCGTAAAGTGTGTGCGAGGAAACGTCTTAAGTGAATTGCATTGAAGAGGGGCTAAAGTATTGAAATTTATCAAAGGTGGCCCCTCTCCATCGGGTGAATTCATTACTAAACCCCTTTTTCAGAAATGTTTACTTTAGAGAAGCCCTTACCCCAGATTGCATCCTAAATCCGGCTCTCTTAACGATAGAACTCCTGTACACAAAATTTCTGTACAGGCCTGTAAGACACAAGTCATACGAGTAAACCAAAAGCAAGTTTGTCCTTTGTTCATATGTGTTTTTCCTCCATCATAGGCGTATCGATGTTAGTTTAATTTAACACAGAATGTCTGCCCTTTCCATCAATTGTTGCATACTGTGCCATCATTTAAACTGCTAAAGAATTTTCATCGAACGAAATACAAATTTCTAGTGCTTATAACTTCAAGCTATACATAAGATTGGTTGAAATGTTTCAGGTTATGCCAGAGGCCAAACGAAAAACTTTGTTCGTGCTGAAGTCCTTGATTGGTTATTGAAAAACCGTGAACATGATACCAAAGTCTTTCTCAACAGCATACAATTGCCGCATGTACAGAAAGGCCTTGGTCTTTACCTCCAGtctctcaagaaaaaataatttttaaaaaaaaagagaaagaagatttTCACAATTGTTTATAGTCTCTTTCCTTTGACCACCATTATGTGCCTTGGATGCTCTTTTGCAagtgaacacattttttttttctttttccgacTTGTGGGTATTTTTGTTGGAAGAAAATTAAGGCATAATGTATGTGGCAGGGTcctgaaactttgaaaatttctcaaatatataaagttaaaatttctttctcattttccaatccccgaatatattttaatttttttaaaaaagcctttaaaaatttgattagtTTCAAATGCCTTTAAAGAGTCTTAATTTCGTTTAATCTGGTTTTCTAATTATAACTTTTGTAattgttcttttttctccttggtCACGGAGTCTTTCGAAATGTCCAATACTACAGGATAGTCCTTTCATTCTACATTTGCTTATTTTTGTGTAAATGATAGAGAATCAAAGTAAAAGAGGAGAGAACTTCCAATAAATTCCATTGCCATTCTTTGATCcctccaacttttttttgtgCATCCTTGAATTGCTTGGATAGTTCTTGATTTTGCTTATTGCACCTCTTTTAAAAGCCCTTGATTTTAGGTTTTAAATGCTGTTGTGaactgtgtgtgtgtgttttaaGCAAGATAGAAAAATACTCCAActgaaaatcagaatttcacctTTTTTCCATCTACATGTAAAtccattgttttttctctcttttttcttcttcttcttcttaatgcagttccttgaagtttttgcagaattatctttgcacagagaatAAAACTCACGGCAACTTTAAAGATTTgtcgttgaatagttttccgtttaaaaaataaagtatgtcaagaagtctgcgacgtcgcaaactgagttatgtgattgccgacttacaccgtcgatatgtggtttTGTGCTTAAAGAATGTTTATATTACTTAAACTCAGTTATTAGCATTCagaatgtaaaaaagaaaaacatttaccaGGTATGACTGAAATCAAAGGCTGATAGAATACTCAGAAAAAGCATTGAATTtgtcacaaaaaaagaaacagtCTGAAGTAATATGTATCTACAAAGaattttattctttgaaatttaatgaaagccCTTTATTTCTTATTGGTGTGCGTAGAATGTAATCTAACCCTTTATTTCTTGAGGAGAGCTCCCCTCCATTTActggattttttattcttgttgACGAAACCACAAGAAAGTTCTAAGActgattttgtaaaatgcatTTTGTTAGTAAAagttattttgttatttttagatGGTTTGAGTTGTCTCTTTCTattgggtgtttttttttttttaatttttagaataaGTTGAACTTCATATCATTGAATTGGTTTTACACTGTCTGCAAAGTTCTTATACAGCCAATAACTATACGTAACTAACATTTAATCTCCACAAAGATCTGCATAGCAGCATTTTCAATTTGTTATCAGTAAATGTTGAAGTTATTGGATATGGATTTAGGCTGAATGTATTAAGTCAGGtctgttttaattttaaccCTTGTTTTCCATGAGATAAGGACTGTGCCTAATTTAATCTGCCTACTATCAGATCTAACTAATATTCTTGCATAGCTTTCCTAGCATTGAGCTAGGTCTTTATTAAACTGCCAAAGATTGTGAAACTCAATTTAAAGTGAATGTATTAACTGCTGTTGGAGAGGTGGAAGTGCCAATcgaaaaatagataaataaaattatgtTATTTTTGTAATTGTTCGTCTTGATTATTTGTCACTTGCATCATGCCCGCGCACATGTGGCCACATGCCTGTTAGGATACTGCTGTAAAGGCAATGGTCCCTCAACCTTCATCAATAGTTAATGGATGTACAAAGAAGGCTCAAAGTGTGTTAAAAACAATTGGGCATTCTGGGTACGATTTATATATCCCAAATTTTAACCATTAGGTGAATTATTTAGGAAAGATCTAAAATTCAGTATGTAGATCACTCATTGGAGGATGTTTGAACCAAAAACCaccctccaaaatttcaaaacaaagtcaaaagtactgtttccaattaaccatcgatatcgatacattgAAATGAGTTGCAAGATGGAAACAGTATTTTTGACTTCATTTCAAGattttggaagatgattttcggCAGGAACATTCTTCAATGATCTATCTACAGactgaaatttagattttcccaaaataattcACCTAAAGGTTAAAATTAGAGATACATCAATCGTACCAAaaacgcattgcgcaaaagctgataattctataaaaaaaatataaattcaaagtaaaacatttatttcagatataaaaaacattacagtaaaaatttcaaatttagacTTTGTAAGGTGTGGCAACAACAATATCGTGAGAGGACAGGATTGAATTCAAATATATTGATAGAGCCACTTTATTGCAGGTGTACTCAATTTAATATGAaagccaaaattgaaaaatataaagagaacTTAAGTGCACGTAATGCAAAATGCAGGCTATGAGATAAAGCAGGATACTACATCTAAATAACTGTATCACCTAAGGCTcttatttcaaaacattaaaatacTTTTGATCACCTTTTTTCAGTCACAATTTCATAAAACCAATGCAAAAAACCAAACTTAAACAAGATATTACAGGACCATTGACTTGCAAGTAAATAAGTTAAAGTGCTTTCTTTTTTGCGGAAAACTTGGACAACCATCTTGAACTGTGAAAGTCATACTTTGATGATCCAGAGGGAGGATTGATGTCCTctaattttatgattatttgTTTACTTTGTTGAAGTACTCCTTAGATGCTTCTGGATTTGGTTTAATAGTTGGAGAGTCCGGTGTCCAGTTGGCAGGACAAACTGTTGggggaaaaggaagaaagagaagTCAATTTAAGTGTTGCAATAAACTGATGAATAATCTTAAAGTTGCCTTATTGGGTAAAAGGTATAACCAGATTAAAGGTTAGCAAGAAAATCAATTCCAGTGTTTAAAGCGCTCTTAAAagcttttttcatttgaaaacggCATTGAAAGTTGCAGGACATGATAAAATTCTCCTCTATCCTCATTGGTAGAGTCTTCCTTGCGTCTTCAGTAGTATTGACCTGCAGTTTCAATTACCATCAATCACATGAAACAGGCCAAAATTATGGTCACCGTACAGACAAGAATCGTGTAATGATCAAAATACTCAGGGTAGTCTCCCTTTTGTTTGAAATAGGAATGAGGTTTCAGCAACTTTGAAAGTGATTTCCTCAGCTAAAATTGTGgatgaaaataaggaaaatactttgatttatattttttggtGACTCCTTAATTCTTTGGAATGACCTGATGAGATATTATCTGGCCGCGCAATAAATTCTTATTCCTTCTTTGAGACTTCATTGAATTTTGCAGAAGTAGTGCATACCCTTGGTTAAAAGATAGGCATTACATTCTAATCAGGTTTCATGATGGGCTCGTACAACTAAGGTTTGTGCTTATCTTCTGGAAGATTGTAACTTTCATGGCAGAAAAATGTAATAGGAAGAAAATCATGATGCAGTAGAGGGAAAGTTGATGGCAAAGATCATATTCTTTTGTAAACAATAATGGTTGCATCTTACCTTCACCATGTTTCTCCACAAATTGGAACGCTTTCACAAGGCGTAGTGTTTCATCCACACTACGTCCAACGGGTAGATCATTCACTGTCTTCTGCCGTAAAACTCcctgaaaagaaagaaaagtttggaaaaatataaaatagattTAGAATTTATTTTGTGGTAAAAAACCTAACTTCCTCCAATGACAAGGGTGCAGTGAAACTTATGATTTTGAGCAGTCACTTATATATTCTTTATCAGTGAATCTACTAATAGGGACTGCTCATTTGCTAATATAAAGGTAAAtacaaacaatttaaaaattcaaacattagCGGTGAATCTGATGAAAATCATCTGTAAAGcatcataaaaataatatttaggTAACAGagtattgagaaaaaaaaaagaaaaaaattggattctcCAGCTTTTTGAGTTAGAAACATACAGAACAACTGATGAAAAAAGTTGGAATTGAAAATTCGTCTTCAGGCGTGCATTTCAAGCTGAAACAACTCCAAAGAGCAAGTAAAATTCTCAGAGAGAttgattcttttcttttatttcaaagaATCCAAAAACTCAAACTAGGTAAAGTTATGAGTTCTGATGTCCaaggtttttgaaaataactcaCAATGGATACATGGAAATTTTACACTGATTTTGACTGAgccgaaaaaaaaacaccaattaCTTAggtaataaataataaagataAGGTAGATGACAACTGAAAACTTACATTGGGGTCTATTAGAAAGAGTCCACGAAGAGGAATTCCGTCTGGTTTTATTAGCACCTCATAACTTTCAGCAATTGTTTTAGAAAAATCTGCTAATAATGGATAATGTATGGGTCCTAGGCCACCTTCCTGTAAGTCACAAAATTGCCAATATAAAATGAGTCCTAAGAATCATGctacttaaaaaagaaaataaataaaaactgttcCATCAAACTTTAACAAAACTTGTCTGAAGAtcaatataaaaaatactgtagtTTAATAGGCCTGTGCTACACTATCAAATTGTTCCATCAAAACGTCAAGGTTAGTGCTCTGCGTAAGTCTGTTTCTGTGATGAAGAAACGGAGGAGCCAACTAGAGCTTGCTAACTCTTCAAAAGCGTACAGGCTGCAtcctttagacaaagaagatgtgTGGATCTCGATATTTGATAGTCTGGCACAGGCAATACTGTTTTAGGTAAAATTCGAATTGGGATTGCAATGCgataaacaaatttggaaaaaggCACTAAAATACATAATGAAAGTGCAGGGTCCTTTCAAGAAACTGATAGCCCTAATTTCATCAGTCCTTTGGCTACTGATTACAATAATTCTGcacaaatttttcagagtattttaaaattttgtcaaagaATCAATTTGAGAATGAAAAATAGGGAACACGAGAGAACCGCTGTTTAAGTTTGGCAGCGCTGTTGTCAGCCTTGAGAGAGATTCACTTTGAACACTCCCGCCGTTATTAGTAATGAGAGTTATTGCTAGAAGCTTTGACCTAATATTCTCCAGAATATTAGGTCAAAGCTTCTGTATTagtattcttttatgtttttttgGTACAAAACTCGGAGCACTAtctcaaaaacaaaatttacgaGGAACCTAATGATACTTACATTTCTTGGTGTTCTGGTCCAAGCAAGGTGGGTGAAATGAGAGTCACAAGAGCAAGCAACTACTTCTGTGTTGATGTCTTTAAATTCCTTGTAGCGATCACTGAAGGCAATAATTTCAGTTGGACAAACAAAGGTgctgcaaaaataaataattgaagtaaaaaaaaagaaaagaaaaaagaccgAGATAATGTTAATGACATAAATCCTTGTCTCTTCATGTTCAATGCTCTTGTGGAGGGAGACTAGCACAGATGGAACAATCAACCTACTATTCAAGTTTTTTGCTAAAaagttagtaaaaaaaaaatacacaactTATTGATATGCTTATGTGAACATGATTATCTTGACGGATATTTCTCGTGAAAGAAGTAGCACAACATAGATACTATCAAGACTAAAACTTATTGTTTGTCCATTTGAAAAGAGTCATCAGCTTGTATATTTTTGTATTGACCGGTTGCCGCCTTTTGTTGATTGAGCAATGGGGATGGTAAAAGAGCATCTTAAATTGAGAGCTTGATTAAGTTTAAAGGTTGGACAGAACTTACACAAAAAGTAATCAGTTCCATGCTGCgtaattttacagaaattgactTTTCAAGAGCTATTTTAGACCAAGTACGATCACTTGCAGTAAGTACGGTccacttggaatttttttggttaacAAGATTAAGTTTCACAAATGATagagtacaaaaaaaaatagatacttACAAATCTAAAGGATAGAAGAACAAAACTAAATATTTTCCTGCAAAATCTGACAATTTGATCTCTTTAAAATCTCCATTGATAACAGCAGTGCCTTTGAAGTCTGGAGCTGGATGCTGAACTTTGGGtcctaatgaaaaaaaaaaagaaaaaaaaaatggttgagCAGAGTGAGTAAGAGGTAAGTATTAGACTGCAGGTGAGTACCTACCTAATGAGTTAAAGTAAAACTTTTTACTTGATACTATTTTTTAAATCCACCCTCCTTCGTATAATGCTTCAGCTTTCCTAAATTCTCGGAAagtaaattgatttttcactgGCCACTACGAATGAAAACGTCAAACTTATAGAGAGTTTTATAACTGTGATAGACTTAAGTTTTGTGAGCTTGATTTTACGTAGTCTCAGAAAAACTCAGCTCAATTTCAAATGAGCCTGAATTGTATGAATGTCTGACTTTGGCCATCACTGATGACCAATTCAgactaataataataattgacTGCTTACAAGTACATATCAACAGTGTACTAAGTCCGCAatcatgtatctcgtttgcggtgtctgaaaatctccgcctctatgttattttttcaaaggagaacaaattgacatcattcctcgaagtttttgcagaattttctttataaagagaagaaagaattttaaagaattgcccttgagtagttttctgtttaaaaaataaagaatgacaggaagtctgcgacgtcataAACCGAGTTATGTAATTACTGACTTACCACACCGTCTATATACAATCCGTAGCTAACAATAAACTTGAGGCAAACCTTAGGTCGTGAgaccattttcaaaaataatatctttttttttagctCATCACTATAAATTTCAGGCTAATCGTACTATTGGCTACATAATGGCATTCATGAGGCAAAATCATTAGATTGCAAGAAGCAGGTGGCGTTATGGATCTATGTGAACCCTTGCACTACTTGAGTTTTGGAATATCagagataataataataataataatgagtCCGTCGTTATAAGCACGTCAAGTATTGTCAGGTCGTTTCTTAATATCgaataattttttgatttcgcttaaaatttaatttttttcaaaatttttttttaaattttactttaaaataacgtttaccctttttttttttcaagcaagatAGTATGTGTTACTGACTTTGGCTTGTGGCCCGTCAGTAATACTTGTGCCGGAAGTGTTCCCTCTTctgagttacaaaaaaaaaaaaaaaaaaaaaaaaaaaaccggcgctccgcttcgctccgcgccggtttttgggggggcttcgcccccccaagcccccccaggacgcgcgcttcgcgcgcgttttttagtttgagtgtccggcctcagttgttctgtctttaagtgacccgcgcgtccaccgcgggaagagtgtattttccgaagggaggggagggggtggggagctatcaatctttggaggttggatctacgtttacactgttggaggcattgattattcgaataaggacttcatgtcgccagattgtaacaacaatcctcatgtaatgtctgatatgaaaaaatgtcaacaaacgctgtggcaagcttgaatgacgatggatgaatctccataacccactgtgcgacaacattgctgttttgtccaccaattatcagtctttaacccactgtgcggcaatatagccatcagttcatcagttcgtgacccattgtacgacaacattgccgtcttatccaccacttctcagttcgtgacccactgtgtgacaacgttgccgtcttgtccaccaattttcagttcgtgacccactgtgcgacaacgttgccgtcttgtccaccaattttcagttcgtgacccactgtgcgacaacattgccgtcttgtccaccaattttcagttcgtgacccactgtgtgacaacattgccgtcttgtccaccaattttcagttcgtgacccactgtgcggcttccctccttttgccgcacaccccccgcctaaaactttcaaagctcgccatttttaaacggctcgaccgatttcgctcagattcaata contains:
- the LOC109033509 gene encoding enoyl-CoA delta isomerase 1, mitochondrial, coding for MTTVLQHVVRRSILRPFAKSFSSGSPLVDVQVNDKTGVAIVKMGRAPVNGLNTELLGALNDTFDSLEKNKATGMILSSSIPNIYSAGLDISEMYNGTPENLTKFWNTLQSMWINLYSTPLPTVALINGNAPAGGCLLAMSCEYRVMVGSKFVIGLNETQLGLFAPKWFQDTMVSIIGPRQTELALTSGKLFSAQEALKIGLIDELVASEEEALASSDKFFGLFKRIPGYARGQTKNFVRAEVLDWLLKNREHDTKVFLNSIQLPHVQKGLGLYLQSLKKK
- the LOC109033510 gene encoding peroxiredoxin-2; its protein translation is MVSRVITSAFLSAVRNKSLQEGIPAAAASINFPTFKQPIRFHHCESTGPKVQHPAPDFKGTAVINGDFKEIKLSDFAGKYLVLFFYPLDFTFVCPTEIIAFSDRYKEFKDINTEVVACSCDSHFTHLAWTRTPRNEGGLGPIHYPLLADFSKTIAESYEVLIKPDGIPLRGLFLIDPNGVLRQKTVNDLPVGRSVDETLRLVKAFQFVEKHGEVCPANWTPDSPTIKPNPEASKEYFNKVNK